The following are encoded in a window of Glandiceps talaboti chromosome 5, keGlaTala1.1, whole genome shotgun sequence genomic DNA:
- the LOC144435611 gene encoding alcohol dehydrogenase [acceptor]-like encodes MASESRKVYDYAIIGAGSAGCVLANRLSVDKNTSVLLIEAGLEDTKPSIDIPVEVGNVVGTEIDWMYKTVPQKNACLAFKEQRCLWNKGKVLGGSSSINYMTYIRGAGEDYDSWASLGAEGWGFDDVLPYFLKSENNTNEEYVKTPYHNKGGLLTVSDMRPRCKFGEMFVKAAEELGYVIEDLNAFDKRDCFNFTQATIKDGKRCSTSRAYLTPDVKERKNLTIWTEAVATKIVFEDKTARRIKLLKNGIEIEVAIQKEIILSAGTIASPQLLMLSGVGPREHLEDLGIPVVCDLPVGDNLQDHIYTVIRYEGSGGGISTDWTSTTGSDAGGFVKTKKDAPWPTVQFICNPYFYLNGPNEQEYLNISDEFTEALLHKSREYMETKEGLVILPCLLHPKSVGKLTLKNTNPLEPPLMDPRYLEDPDDVKTMIEAVRISQRLASTKAFRDMGVTPCYFKFDNCSHKVDSDEYWEHVIRHFTRTVWHVVGTCKMGAKDDPTAVVDPWLRVRGLENIRVVDASVMPHLTSGNTNAPTIMIAEKGADIIKQGNC; translated from the exons ATGGCGTCAGAGAGTAGAAAGGTTTATGACTATGCTATAATCGGAGCTGGTAGTGCTGGTTGTGTCCTGGCAAATCGTTTGTCGGTAGATAAGAACACCAGTGTGTTGTTGATAGAAGCTGGTCTTGAGGACACGAAACCTTCCATTGATATCCCCGTAGAGGTCGGAAATGTGGTGGGTACAGAGATTGACTGGATGTACAAG ACTGTTCCACAAAAGAACGCATGTCTGGCATTTAAGGAGCAACGTTGTCTTTGGAACAAGGGCAAG GTACTTGGTGGTTCAAGCAGTATCAATTACATGACATACATTCGAGGAGCTGGAGAAGATTATGATTCTTGGGCTAGCCTTGGCGCTGAAGGATGGGGCTTTGATGATGTTTTGCCGTATTTCTTGAAATCAGAAAACAACACCAA TGAGGAGTATGTGAAAACGCCCTATCATAACAAAGGAGGACTACTGACAGTGTCTGATATGCGCCCAAGGTGCAAGTTTGGAGAGATGTTCGTTAAAGCAG CTGAAGAATTGGGCTATGTCATTGAGGATCTGAACGCCTTTGACAAGAGG GATTGCTTCAATTTCACTCAAGCAACGATAAAAGATGGCAAACGATGCAGCACTTCACGAGCCTATCTGACTCCCGATGTTAAGGAAAGAAAGAACCTGACTATCTGGACAGAAGCAGTGGCAACGAAA ATTGTTTTTGAAGACAAGACAGCGAGACGAATCAAATTACTGAAGAATGGCATTGAAATTGAGGTTGCCATACAGAAGGAGATCATTTTGTCTGCAGGGACCATTGCATCACCTCAG TTGCTGATGTTGTCTGGCGTAGGACCAAGAGAACATCTAGAAGACTTAGGTATACCTGTAGTGTGTGATCTCCCAGTAGGAGATAATTTACAG GACCACATATACACCGTTATACGTTATGAAGGGTCTGGAGGTGGTATTTCTACA GACTGGACGTCGACCACTGGATCTGATGCTGGTGGTTTTGTGAAAACTAAG AAAGATGCACCCTGGCCTACCGTACAGTTCATATGTAATCCCTACTTTTATTTAAATGGACCGAATGAACAAGAATATTTGAATATCAGTGATGA ATTTACCGAGGCGCTACTACATAAAAGCAGAGAGTATATGGAAACGAAGGAAGGGCTGGTAATTTTACCCTGTTTGTTGCATCCAAAAAGTGTTGGTAAACTAACACTGAAGAATACGAATCCCCTGGAGCCACCATTGATGGATCCACGTTATCTGGAGGATCCTGATGATGTAAAGACGATGATTGAG GCAGTACGGATTTCCCAAAGACTGGCATCAACGAAAGCATTTAGGGATATGGG AGTAACCCCTTGCTACTTTAAGTTTGACAACTGCTCTCATAAGGTGGACAGTGATGAATATTGGGAACACGTCATTCGACATTTTACTCGAACAGTTTGGCACGTTGTTGGAACTTGTAAAATGGGTGCCAAAGACGACCCAACAGCTGTTGTAGACCCTTGGCTAAG ggTACGAGGTTTGGAAAATATTCGTGTTGTCGACGCATCTGTGATGCCTCATCTTACCTCGGGTAATACCAATGCTCCTACTATAATGATTGCTGAAAAGGGTGCAGACATTATTAAGCAAGGCAATTGCTGA